The following is a genomic window from Bubalus bubalis isolate 160015118507 breed Murrah chromosome 6, NDDB_SH_1, whole genome shotgun sequence.
ACTCAActgccttcctctttcacttataATGACCCTTGTTATGAGTACATTGGGCCCTGCTGGATGACCCAGGGTACTTTCCctatctcaagattcttaattcAGTCACACTCGCAAAATCCCTTTTGCAATATAAGGTAACATTTGCAGGTTCTGGGAATTAGGACATAGGCACCTTTGCAGGAGCCATTCTGCCTCCCACTCCTTTTAGAAAGGAAAGTGGAATTAAGTAATACCTGATTTCTCATGGAAAGTCCCATTGCCTAGTGAAATCTGTTAAGGGCCTTCCTAGACCCTCcctctccaggaagccctccaggcGGCTTCTGTGCATACTCCTCCCTTAATTCCTGcggcaaatgggcttccctgctggctcagcagtaaagaagccgcctgcaaggcaggaggtgtgggtttgatccctaggtcaggaagatccgctggaggaggacatgacaactcactctgatattcttccctggggaatcccatggacagaggaacctggtgggtacagtccatgttgttggaaaagagttgagttgacttagcaactaaataacaataacatgATCTGCGTAGTTTAATATTCATCCTGTACAACTCTTGTACTTTCGTATGTGCTGTCTTTGTCTCTCTGATGGCATTATGTGCAACTTTAGAATCAAGGATTTCTGTCTCTTCTGCAAGCCCCAGCGCAAATAGTGGGTGCTCAAtgaaagtgttcgttgctcagtcgtgtctgactttttgcgaccccctgggctgtagcctgccaggctcctctgtccgtaagattttccaggcaagaatactggagtgggttgccatttcctactccaggggatcttcccaacccagggatcgaacccacatctcttgcatctcctgcattggcaggtgtattctttaccattagtgccacctgggaagctcaatgaAAACCCAGTGGCTAATTGATCTGTCCAGTCCTCTAACTCCTGGCATGGGTTCCCAAGCCACTGCGTATTCTTTCTAAATCATTCTCCTTCCCAGACTGGAAAAGGCACAGCTGGGGTTAGAATGACCAGTTTGCCTTTGCTAAAGCTGACCACCCCTAATGAGGGGCTGAACCACCAATCCTGACCTCATTTACCCTATGTTCTATTCCAGTGGGTTTTATACTTCATTGTAGGAGTGGCACCATTCAAATGAAATCTAATGGGAAGCCTCAATATAGTAGACAGGCTCCTGTCATAAGGGTGGGAGAACCCACAGGGGCCAAGGGGAGATGCTCTCGTTTGGCAGCTGTTCTCCCCTCTGGGGCCCACCCGAGGGATTCGGTGTGTGTCCCTGTGGGCAGTGCCTCACTCCGCAGGCTGCAGAGTGCTGACCGCGGGCCTGGCTGTGTCCTCTCCCCAGTCCCGCACAGCCACTGCCGCCAGCCTCCGGAATGGCCAACAGGGGACCTTCCTACGGCCTGAGCCGGGAGGTACAGCAGAAGATTGAGAAACAGTACGATGCGGACCTGGAGCAAATCCTGATCCAGTGGATCACCAGCCAGTGCCGCAAGGATGTGGGCCGGCCCCAGCCTGGGCGCGAGAACTTCCAGAACTGGCTCAAGGATGGCACGGTGAGCGCACCGGGGGAGCGAGCATGGTCTCAGCCGAAGAGAGGAGTGCAACCCTGTCCCCAGCTTTCCTGAGCCCAGGGATCTCCATCGAGCAGAGGCCCTCCTGTTTTTCCTCCCTCCCACCAAGGGAAGTGGAAGCCTTAGGtaacaggaaggaggaggagcgCCAGGGGAAGAGCTGGGGGAGGTGTGCTCTAGTCAGTGATCCTTGAATAGCACGGCTCACTTTCTGGGCTCAGAGGCAGGGTCTGGGCAGGAAGGAGCCCGCGGCTTTCTCCAGGTGGAGTCAGAACTGTCCTCAGGTAGGAGAGGTACCTGTGTCGTTCTCTGGAGCTGAGTGTGGTGCCCTGTGATCTGTGTGGGCACGGCCTCACCACTGCTGTCCTCCCCCAGGTGCTGTGTGAGCTCATTAATGGGCTGTACCCCGAGGGGCAGGCCCCAGTGAAGAAGATCCAGGCCTCCACCATGGCCTTCAAGCAGATGGAGCAGATCTCCCAGTTCCTGCAAGCAGCCGAGCGCTATGGCATCAACACCACTGACATCTTCCAGACTGTGGACCTCTGGGAAGGTGGGCCAAGGCCAGGGTCAGGGCACTGTTGTCCAGAAGACCAGAGGTTGGCCTGAGCCATCTCCTCCAGGGAGAAGGGGCAGGTTTCTAGCACCCTGAGGACAGAgtggagtgtgtatgtgtgtgcgtgttcatttgtttgtgttttgatAGAGCAGTTGACCATGTTGGAGGTTGGAATGGAGAAGAATAGGGAGATCAAGAGTAAAAGAATTTGGGGGCTGGGCCTGCTGACTTAGTGATAGAGGTGGAAGCCTGGCATTCAGGACCCTAGCCCCGCGGAGGCTACTACAACCCCTCCTTCTTCCCAGGAAAGAACATGGCCTGTGTGCAGCGGACGCTGATGAATCTGGGCGGGCTGGCGGTAGCCCGGGATGATGGGCTCTTCTCTGGGGATCCTAACTGGTTTCCCAAGTGAGTACGTTGGGCAGCCCAGGCTCTGGGCCAGCGTGGTGATCATGCTTACTCCTGTCCCTGGGAAACGCCTTCTACAAAGCACTTCCGCATCCCTTATCTCTATCCTCACGCCTTTCCTGGGATGGCAAGGGACAGTCCCTTTTGCGAGACGAGGGGTGGTGAGCTCAGCGCTTTCTGGGGCAGAGCGGGCACCAGCACTTACGCCAGAGAAGCCTGTACTCTGCCCTGGGAGGACATTTACAGGGGCAGCCTCCACCCTCCTCCTAACCAGCATTCACTTCCCACCCAGGAAATCCAAGGAGAACCCTCGGTACTTCTCGGACAACCAACTGCAGGAGGGCAAGAATGTGATTGGCTTACAGATGGGGACCAACCGCGGGGCTTCTCAGGCAGGCATGACCGGCTACGGGATGCCGCGCCAGATCCTCTGATCTGCTGtgcagccctgcccctgccctccgTGAATGgttaatatatatgtgtttttttttttttttttttttagcattgacATTCCCTGAGAGCCCCCAGGAGCTCTCGCACTCCCTTCTGCCAGGGTTGGGGCCTGGCCTCTCTCTTCCGGGGGTGCCCGACGGTGGCCTCCCCTTTGTGCTTACTaatacattcccttctccaaacccACAAAACTGGACCAACTGGCCTCTTTTTCCCTGGGACCAAGACCGGGGGGTACCTCACCCCCTCTCTGCACCAtacctcttctttttcctctggcCTCTTCCCTCTGAGCCCTGTGCCCTAATCCATTCCTTAGCTGGGCATCAAGGATGCTGCCTGACGGCCCTCTCCCCCCACAAGTATGCCTTGCCCACAGCTGTGGCTGCAGGGACTTAATTTATAGGGAGGGGCCTGTGGCCGctgctgccccagccccagctggACTGCACTCACCACACTTCGGAGGCAGCCTGCCCTGGCAGAGGCCCCCAGGCTTCTCATTTTCCATCCTTTCTGTGGCtaaggggtgggggtgaggggcctGGGAGGGTAGGCTGCTCACCATGGGCTGGGGCTTGAAGAATCTGAGTTTGCTGATTTAAATAAAgaatctctgtctttttttttttggatggattCTGGCTGTGTCTGGGGGGAACCCactgtggggaagggagggatgtGGGGGAAGTATGGGCACTGGCTCCAGGGAAGAGGGTTTTGAGACGGAAGGTCGCAAGTGTCCCCCCATCTTTGGCTTCCTTCCCATTCTTTTTCTCACTTGTTTAGGTGAGGGGTTGAGAAGGGACAGGCCTTCCCTGCTGCCTTCAGGTTAGGAGTCATGATGACAGGATATGTGGGTAGCATCCAGAAGGAGGGGGGCCCTCACCTAGCTGGGCTCTTCCCACAACCAGAACGGCTGTCAGTCACTGCAGGAAGGTGGGGCTGGCCGTCCCCCCAGTCCTGAGTCCTGACAAGTGTCTGGGTTGGAGGCCTCTCCCACAGGCTTGATGCCAGGTGGCTTCTGTTGGAGCTGGCCAGATCAGCTTGAGGGGGTGGGGTTGCAGTGGTGGGGGTCTGGTGAACAGGGGCATGAGTGAGCTGGAAGGAGTTAGTGATGACTGGAGGGAGGAAGCCTTGTTGATCAGACACTTGTGAGCTGCATGTTCTCGAGAGCCTAGCAGCATCTTCTGGATGGGTGGCCTTGGACCACAATTGTTAAATTTTGGGGTTGGGTTGTCCTGACTCCTACCCCTGACCTGGGCAAGAATGTTCCACCTGTAGTTTCCAACCCCACGGCCTTCCCATCAGATCTGGCATCTCCCCCGAGGCCCTGAGCCAGCCCTCCCCACTTCAGCTCCCGCCCCCACCAGCCAACCTGGCCTCCATTGTCCCTCTCCCCACTTTTACTACCATTTATCTTTGTTTCCTGAGGCGGGAGAAAGCCGCAGCATTGTGCCTGGGGGTGACAGAATGTGCAGTGGGTAGATAACCAGAGACCTTCcattctccttcctcccaccccactgcGGCTCCCTCTGCCAagaagcacctactgtgtgccaggccccagGCCACTGCTGTGCATTAGCCATTAGCTCAGGGACTCTCCGCCTTATCCAAACCCCAGCCATGGGTGAGACAGTATTTGCTTGCCTGCTGCACTCCCTTGGGTTGTAGTACAGATAAGATAGGCTGCCGCCTCTGTGCGAATTCCCAGGGAGTTAGCTCTCACTCCAGCCATTATCTCCCAGTTATCTCCCATTCAGGAAGGCTTTGTGGAATGCCAGTAAGGAAGAGTGATGTCATTGCAGAGACAACATTGAATTCACTGATGTTTAAACTGAAAAACCGTTTGCACTCTTCTCTGATTTAACTATTAATAGCTacaaatttggagaaggaaatggcaacccactccagtgttcttgcctggagaatcccaggcaaggggaagcctggtgggctgccgtctatggggtcgcacagagtcggacacgactgaagcaacttagcagcagcagcagcagctacaaatTATTGGCCACCAGCCTCACGACTTTCTGGGACCAGCACACCACAGAGCCAAGACTGAGAACCACTGTGTTCTCCCAGCAGATTCCCATGATAGTCCATAAAGTGGATATTACTGTATTATTCCTTCATTTTGTTCCCAGATGAACATACTGGATCTCAGGACAGGAaacttgcccaagaccacatAAGGAGTTAGTGGAGGGACTGGggttttgagggcttccctggtggttcagtagtaaagaatccatctgccaaagcaggagattcaagagacacaggttcaatccctaagttctggagaagggaatgcaacccaccccagtatttatgcctggaaaatgccacagacagaggagctggcaggctatagttcatggggttgcaaaatagtcggacacaacttagggactgaacaacaagtagaATTTTGAATCCAGATCATCCTGGCTGAGAGCTCACTGAGCCTTGCTGCTCCAGCTGGGACTGAATTTTGAGAGgtgcccagcctccctcctggcTGCAACCGCTGCCCACCGACAAGCTGGGTGAGGCCCCTCCATGTCTCCCCTTAATCCATCTCACTCCAGGTTCAGCTCCTTCCTTCTGGAACTGACCTCCACTGACAACTCaacattttgtttggttttctgatgGCTTCATTCCAGCATTTTGTTCTATTTGAGGTCACAGTTTCATCCCTAATCTGGCCCCTCATATTTCCTGCTTCGTCATCAGGCCCTGGAGGCCAGAATGGGTCCCAGCCCTGGGATTGGAAGGAAGAACTctgaatggcaacccccttcccTGCCATCTCCTAGCAGTTCATTTCCCATGGCTCTGCACACTGGTGTTCCCCAACACCCTGTGCCTGTGGGTCTGTTCTGCCCCGAACAATCTCCCCTCCCAGGAGTTACCGCGGTTCCTTCTCTCCTTCAAGTctttgttcaaatgtcaccttccaAGTACTGCCTCCCCTGGCCACCCTATTTAAAACTATACACACTCCACCCGCAACCTGCACCCCATCATCCTTCCCTGCTTTCTCCTATCACCACCTGATATCcaataaattttacttatttattttctggctcCACCCACAGAATGCATAATCTTTAAGAGCAGGTTTGTGTTGGTTTTGTTGATACAGAGTAGTGCCTGGCATGTTGTAGGTGctggataaatatttgttgaatgaataaatgaatgaatgagtgaatatcaCAAGGCCCTTACACTCCCGAATCCCACGGCATGGTGCCCAGCCATCCCAGCGTCCCAGCAACCAACCCAGCCTGTGAGTGGATCTGAAATGGAACCAGCCTGTCAGTCAGTTTCTGATGCTTCCTCATTGTTCATTTCCAAAAGGTAAAAACCTGAGGAGTCAGTCCTCCCTACAGCCAGAGGAGTGGTGGTTGGGAAGGGGATGGAGAGTGGTTTGTGTGCTCTGGGCAAATGG
Proteins encoded in this region:
- the TAGLN2 gene encoding transgelin-2, with translation MANRGPSYGLSREVQQKIEKQYDADLEQILIQWITSQCRKDVGRPQPGRENFQNWLKDGTVLCELINGLYPEGQAPVKKIQASTMAFKQMEQISQFLQAAERYGINTTDIFQTVDLWEGKNMACVQRTLMNLGGLAVARDDGLFSGDPNWFPKKSKENPRYFSDNQLQEGKNVIGLQMGTNRGASQAGMTGYGMPRQIL